The Hordeum vulgare subsp. vulgare chromosome 7H, MorexV3_pseudomolecules_assembly, whole genome shotgun sequence DNA window ATATGTAGTATCCATACCCTACCCGTTAAATCATGGGTATAGCCTTTTACCCATGGATATACCCATACCCTACCCGTTTATACTGATATATGAACCTAACCGTGATTCATAAGTGTATCTATGCTAAAGTTGTGTCGTGATATTGTGAATCTATGTTAAAGTTATCACCAATAGTCAATTTGAATTGAGATGGTTATCATGTACTCatttactccctctgtcccaaaataagtgtcttaactttatactagatttagtataaagttatactccctccgtttctaaatataattctttaaagaggtttcattatttgactacatacggatgtatatagacatactttagagtgtagattcactcattttacttcgtatgtagacttctagtgaaatatcttaaaagatctatatttaggaacggagggagtactaagcttgagacacttattttggaatagAGGAAGTATCTGTTATTAAGTTAAGATCAATGGTATTTTGTCAAATGTGTTATGAAGAATGTAAAATTATAAATAACTTGTGTACTGTTTCATTTACCCATTAGGTATCCAATGGGTATGGGTACCCGTCAGGCACGGGTACGGATAAAGTTTCATACCCGTTGACTACACGGATATGCGTGTGGTATTGCTCTTCGCTTCCCATACCTTACCTGTTGCCATCCTTATAATGAATTGCTAGCCAATGAACTTAATGTATAACAGAGCGAAAGGAAATGTTAGCCAGTGTATCAAAGTTTTAGATAGTCGACGATAGCTTTTGAGAGCTCTCCCGCTAAAGCTATGCACTTTTAACCCTAAGTTGAATATGTCGCTAATAGCCCACTATTTCCCACTATAACTCTAAATTTAAAGTCATTTAGCCCGCTAAGCCGCTATATAAACCATCATTTTGCATTACCTTTTGTTCTTGTTTCTGATATATATGATGCATTGACACAaagcttggttattaaattaggaCACCTGAGTGGTGCTCATATTTCGATGTGCAAACATGTGTATGTATCATGTATATGCAATATATCATATATGATACCTAattgtatatttattttttcaaattttcatgatttataaaaaatgttaaaTGGGGCTTAACTTCGCTATAGCTTTTCATAGCTTCTGGCCGAGCCGCCCCTAAATGGCATAGATTGTATATCATCTGAAGCACAATTAGCATCCTGGATCTGATTAAAATGCAGAAAATAACTGCATGAATGGATCTTTGGATTATTAATCCTTCAGCCAAGTACTAAACATAGTATTTGACTTTACCTTTCACAACATGGCAGCTCCAGCCAAGCGCACCCACATTGATTGACATCCAATCCTTTGCTTTCATTCTCCCTTGACAGCTAGCATATCTGCCTTAGCTAGGTTTCATTTTGAATTTCTCTCATACTGCTTAGGACATAACTGGTGCAGAAATACATAACTAAAAAATACCACTAAAAACTattccctccgtccggaattatttgtcgcacaaatgtataaaaatgtgtatctagaactaaaatacttcctccatcacagtttagaaggaatacacgtgtacctaggtcatcaatttgacttatataaaatatattttttaatataaaaattatatcattagaaaatagaacatctaaagtttctaatgatatattttttgtaatatacgcCTCTCATTAAGTTAGTCAAATTGAGGACCTAGATACATGTGTCAGACTTGTAAActgagacagagggagtacatctAGATGCATCCATCCAtgtgacaagtattttcggacggagagaGTATAACTGTTCTTCCAGCCATTGTTTTACTGCATGAAGAACGGGATTACAAAGTTATCCATCTTCTCTTTTCTCTCAAGCTCATCATTCTCAGCAATCTGCTTCAGTGTAGTCCATCCTTTTCTTGCTCGCTTCCTTGAACTACCAGCTGCCTGAGTAGAATCATCTGGCGCAGATTTGGTATTCGAAGCTGAGTTGCTGTAACTTCCAGGGATCTTGCCAGCAACGGAACCACAATTCTGCCCTTTGCTCTTCAGTGTACTTCTAGTCTTCAATGCTTCTGCTGAAGTTATAGGCGCAGTCGCTTCCGCCAGTTTGCTCTTCCGAGGAGTAACAAAGTTTGACCCAACTAGAAATTCTGCTCGAGAAGTGACATCTGGTTCACATGTTGGAATATTCTTCGAAGCCGCTGGCTCAATTATATTCATACATTTATCATCTGTGCTTTCCACTCCAATTTTCTGTGGGATGTCTACATGTGCATCTCCTAACAGATCAAAATCCATCATTCTGTGGGATGATTCCAGTTGCGAGGCTGCTGTTACAGAATGCTCAATCCCCTTTTTAGTAGTCACAGTTGGCATATTGACTCCTTTCAACATTATGCTGGTGCTAACGGGCTTTCTTGATGACAATAGGCTCTTCACGATACCCTTTCCACTACCCCGTATCAGGTTTTCGTCTCCACAGAAATGGCATGCATAAACAACATTGTTTTGGCCAAGATTTGACTTCTTGCGCCGTTTtgctttctttttgttgttctttaTGCGGATTGTGCAGTTGAAGCCTGGCTGTAAGATTGATTCACACCTGCAATATTCGAATGACCTTTCTTCAGAGGTCTGATAAACATACTGCAGATTGGAGATGTTTCTTACAGAGTTAGTGGTTAGTGTTATGAGTTGATATATTCTGAAGGACCTTTTTTGCAAACTAGCAAAATGAAAGGACTCTGAATGTGCTGTTATGAGCTAAACACATAATTCCAAAAATTCTTCACACACAAAAGAATGTTTTTATCAGTATTACTACAAAGTACAGACTAAGGCGTATTAAAAATAAACTGATATATGCATACATACACACATGGCACTATGACAGATTTGAGATCAAAAGTTAAGCAAGAAAGAAAAACTTCGTGGTAATTTGCTCCAAACCTGAAAACCCATACAACATTATCAGTGCAGTTTTCTTTATTTCCAGTTCTTCTATGCTAGTAAGCTCAGATTCTGGCAATACAAAGAACCAGAACAATCAGCTAAGGTGCATTCCGGTGAAAACCAATGCAACATGCAAAATGTTCGCCCTGTAAAAATGGACGACCAAAAAGTTTCGCATCTTTTCTCTAAGTTATGTGTAGTTCATTGTCCtgatggtagaggctagggttctaccaggtctcggacgtaggttgtagcggtggaagtgcgggctgcgaggttggggacgccggcgccggcggttgggcgccgtcgcggcgtgagagagagagagagagggaggcggctagggtttggggctctcgtctcctgagggagacgacagcagaatatactgtttattgtctgattaatatcgaaggggtacatgtgtttataaaggaggacagcctccactaaaccctagatagcttggactctaacttggactctaatataacttggacttctaagataggtaagataacttgggctaagcccgtaattaaccctgcccactgggcctcctccgttggtacgttgtaccggtcataacatctctccccgccttctcaaacagctcgtcctcgagctgaacatctggaaactgctggcggaaatcgtcgagcttctcccaagtcgcttcctcctctggccGGCCGGTccattgtaccaagacatgccagacgccgcgacgctgctgcgcctgtagcaccttcgccacctgtgcggaagctggaaggaggcggccatccgaagtaggaggaagggccggtgtcgctgcaggagggtccccgcggtaggccttcagtaagccgacatggaagacgtcgtggaggcgagaaccagctggcagctccaagcggtatgcgagtgtgccgacatgctccagcacacgaaagggaccggcgtagcgaggtcccaatttgcgcttggagcgcgggtccagagactgcgtggtcctgtggaggaggcgcagccacacccaatcgcccaccgcgaactccgcctcgcgatgatgagcatcgtagtactttcgagccagctgctgtgcttggagaagacgctggcgtgcctcagccagaatgttgtcgcgggtgcggagtaagtcgcccaccgtctcggaccgagccgtcccaggctcgtaagggagcatcgccggaggtgggcgcccgtagaccacctcgaaaggcgtggtgcgcagggcggagtgataggaggtgttgtagcagtactccgcccatgccaaccagtccacccaagctcgtggacgatcaccagtaacacagcgcaggtacatggcgatcaccttgttgaccacctcggattggccgtctgtctgagggtggaacgacgtgctcatgcggagcttcacgcccgtcagtcgaaagagatcccgccagacatgtctcgtgaacacgggatcacgatcgctgacgatagacgacggaaaaccgtggaggcggacgatgccgtcgaagaaggcccgcgccacggaggcggctgtatatggatgacccagggcgatgaagtgcgcgtacttggagaagcggtcaaccaccgtgaggatgacggacttgccgcccaccttgggaaggccctcgatgaagtccatggaaatatccgcccacacctgggagggtacgtccagcggctgcagtagacACGCGGGTCatagtgtctccgtcttgttccgctagcacgtcacgcacgaccgtacccagtcgcggaccatcgcgccatcaccggggatgtaaaaatcagcacggagacgatggagagtcttctgcacgccctcgtgccctgcagagtgcgccaaggtcaggacctggtggcgcaggtcgccatggtcgggcacgaagatgcggcggccatgtaggagtagccccttgtccaagcgccagggcgcgtccagctcgccggcgtcaaggcgctggcgcaggccctgggcgtccacggccgtcgacgttgcccggcgaatgtcgttgatgaaggcgaaagatggcccggagcgaatgcacatgatagtgccagccatggcgatgtcgtccgcgacatcctcagtgtcgcggcgggacaaggcgtcggcgaccgtgttgagacgaccggggcggtactcaacggtgaagtcgaagccaaagagcttgctgatccactggtgttgcggaactgtggagaggcgttggtccagcaagaacttgaggctgtagtggtccgtgtgcacacggaatgaccggccccaaagataaggccgccagtggcgcaccgcctgaaccagcccaataagctcgcgctcgtaggccgcgagcttgtgatggcgagcggcgaaggggcggctgaagaaggcAAGCGGTCCCTCACCCTGGTGAaggacggcgccgaagccgatgccagaggcATCGCAGTCCACGATG harbors:
- the LOC123407932 gene encoding uncharacterized protein LOC123407932; translated protein: MGKKPGSAGPSSASRPMNQAVSLREETSGKTHADAPSLLRVQHLQRLGAWASGEAGVGSIGALLGRRFAMNTEAAGVPIGASTFLCQRCESILQPGFNCTIRIKNNKKKAKRRKKSNLGQNNVVYACHFCGDENLIRGSGKGIVKSLLSSRKPVSTSIMLKGVNMPTVTTKKGIEHSVTAASQLESSHRMMDFDLLGDAHVDIPQKIGVESTDDKCMNIIEPAASKNIPTCEPDVTSRAEFLVGSNFVTPRKSKLAEATAPITSAEALKTRSTLKSKGQNCGSVAGKIPGSYSNSASNTKSAPDDSTQAAGSSRKRARKGWTTLKQIAENDELERKEKMDNFVIPFFMQ